Proteins from a genomic interval of Dendropsophus ebraccatus isolate aDenEbr1 chromosome 6, aDenEbr1.pat, whole genome shotgun sequence:
- the LOC138796040 gene encoding cytochrome P450 2K1-like: MDLVTVLLAFAVVLFLATVFNKNRKLPSNFPPGPRPLPILGNALMLDMSKPHKTFLELSKTYGTVFSVQIGFDKLVILCGYDTIKDALVNHGEEFSDRPKLELFSKTTKDHGLIFANGENWKVMRRFTLSTLRDYGMGKKGIENKIIDEASCLVQAFKAHKGKSFDNLQVINTAVANIIVSTVIGIRFDYEDPTITKLVGLINENIRLLGSPLVRLYNSYPYLIHWMPGPHKKVFVNMKEMHDFIRETFTRQRTELDINDQRNLVDAYLAKQQEGKPESTQYFHDENLIALVENLFTAGMETTSTTLRWGLLLMMKYPEIQRKVHNEIEAVIGSAQPQIDHRRQMPYTDAVIHEMQRFGDIVPGSAPHLTSQDVNFRGYSIPKGTAIIPLLHSVLRDKTYFERPDEFYPEHFLDSEGKLKKIEAFIPFSIGKRSCAGETLAKMELFLFFTTLLQNFIFQAPPGAKLDLSPAMSSTNGPKPYEICAIPRS, from the exons ATGGACCTGGTGACCGTTCTTTTGGCTTTTGCCGTTGTCTTGTTTTTGGCCACTGTCTTTAATAAAAATCGCAAGTTACCCAGTAATTTCCCTCCTGGACCAAGACCTCTACCGATCCTTGGAAATGCGCTGATGCTGGACATGTCAAAGCCCCATAAAACATTTTTGGAG TTGTCTAAAACGTACGGAACGGTATTCAGTGTGCAGATCGGCTTCGATAAATTAGTCATCCTGTGTGGTTATGACACCATTAAAGACGCTCTTGTCAACCATGGGGAGGAATTCTCTGATCGGCCAAAATTAGAACTCTTTTCTAAAACTACAAAGGATCACG gactaATCTTTGCTAATGGGGAAAACTGGAAAGTGATGAGAAGATTTACTCTGTCCACCCTGCGAGATTATGGAATGGGGAAAAAAGGCATAGAAAACAAGATCATCGATGAAGCCAGTTGTTTAGTTCAGGCATTTAAAGCGCATAAAG gaAAATCCTTTGATAACCTGCAAGTAATCAATACAGCAGTGGCCAATATAATCGTGTCCACGGTGATCGGTATCAGATTTGACTATGAAGATCCCACCATAACCAAGCTTGTTGGTCTAATCAATGAGAACATCAGATTGTTAGGAAGTCCTCTGGTCAGG CTTTATAACAGTTATCCCTACCTGATCCACTGGATGCCGGGCCCCCACAAAAAAGTTTTTGTCAACATGAAGGAGATGCATGACTTTATAAGAGAAACCTTTACCAGACAAAGGACGGAGCTGGATATCAATGACCAGAGGAACCTCGTAGATGCCTACCTTGCTAAGCAACAAGAG ggAAAACCAGAATCTACTCAGTATTTCCATGACGAGAACCTAATTGCACTTGTGGAAAATCTCTTTACTGCGGGAATGGAGACCACATCAACCACCCTTAGATGGGGTCTACTGCTCATGATGAAGTATCCAGAAATTCAAC GAAAAGTTCATAATGAAATTGAAGCAGTGATCGGATCAGCTCAGCCTCAGATAGATCATAGGAGACAAATGCCATATACAGATGCAGTCATACATGAAATGCAGAGGTTTGGGGATATTGTACCAGGGAGTGCCCCACATCTAACCTCCCAGGATGTTAACTTCAGGGGCTACTCTATTCCTAAG GGCACTGCTATCATCCCACTACTGCACTCTGTGCTCAGAGACAAAACTTACTTTGAGAGACCCGACGAGTTTTACCCTGAACACTTTCTTGACTCAGAAGGAAAACTAAAGAAGATCGAGGCCTTCATACCATTCTCTATCG GTAAGAGAAGTTGTGCAGGTGAGACCTTAGCCAAAATGGAGCTGTTCCTCTTCTTCACCACCCTCCTTCAGAACTTCATATTCCAGGCCCCACCGGGAGCTAAGCTGGACCTGAGCCCTGCAATGTCCTCAACAAATGGGCCCAAACCTTACGAAATCTGTGCCATACCCCGCAGCTAG